The Toxotes jaculatrix isolate fToxJac2 chromosome 17, fToxJac2.pri, whole genome shotgun sequence genomic interval AAGACTCAACAATATTTTTGGCCACACTGGAGAAGACAGAGTCCTGTAGAAGAGTGGCAGGTAAAGATTACACACACTAACCATGATGAACCTTTTGGTGTCATACATGCTATATCCTACTCTGACTAATCAGGTTATTATTAATCACTCAAGCTAGTTTTACCCATGCCAGTGGTATGCTGATAATAACCATGTGCACCCAACCTGAGATGTGTCCATGTCAGCGACATGATCGTAGGTAAAGGTTCGTGGCTCTGGTTTTGAGAGCAGACGGATGGTGGTGGGTGAGATGACGGTGAGACACAGACTCTGATCTCCATCTGTGGTCAGCCCGGTACCCTGGGTCAGAGGTCGCACTCGCACAAAAACTTTGATGGAATCGCTGTCACCGCTGTGAAACACCAGATAACAACAAtacttgtaaaacaaaaactgagcgGGTGATAATGAGAATTGAACATCACCACGACAAGAAGGCGTTTGTTTGTTAGGacattaaaaatgttcatatCATCGTAGCTGATTTACTTGTACATTTACTTGTTCATTCTTCTCAGTCATAACAGTAAACCCAATAATCAAACTCTCAAACCCCttacagagaacaaacacagcCGCACACCGAGGTTTACTTTACAAATATGTTATTAGTTCTGGCCCAGGACCATTTACTAAGGGGTAAGGGCAAACCTTTAACGTTTCCGTTATTCTCTTTGATGTTAAGGTTAGCAACGTAGCGTTGTTTTGTCTGTGCGTGTTTCGATGAAATAATAAAAGCGTCCTAAAGATACATTACCTGGCAGCAAGATGTGGTGCATCGCCAGATCCTGTTAACAAAATTATAAGATTTTAAAAGTTTGTTTCTGTGACAGCTTGCCTTCGTAAACCTGCATACAAATTTTGTATTTAAAGCAGTATCGTTAACGTTAGTTAAGACAGTAAACGTGTAACCGCACGTCCATATTGGCAAAGTAAAAAGACAGCAGCGCTACAGTGAACTAGCTAACCAGGTTAAATAGCTTGCTAACGTTACCAAAACCAGTGAATGTTAGCTTTAAAAGTTTGACTATCTGTGGTTAGTTGACAGCATGTTGTTTATTAACGGAACAAATATCCATTTGGTGCATTACCTTTACCACCGGAACTCATTGCTGACAGAGAAATATTCGCCGTTATGAGATAAAATTAACTTTCTTCATAGCAGGTCGATCACGAAGGACGACACTGTTTACATCCTTCAAAATTGGCGGGCAGGTCTGActcgtcttcttcttccccttctttttgtccttcttcttcttctcttgttccagTTGGTGCATTACCGCCACCCTTTGGCCTAGAGCTTCGACTACGCTTTCAGTTCCTCTATACAAGCCACATCTTGTCTTCTATTAttcagagaaatgaatgcaCTGGCCCAAGTTTGTCTGTGTATTCCACAGTAATATCGGTTTCTTGTCCTGTTACTTGCAGAGAGCTAgtagattgtgtttttttttttttttttttttttgcagccagTGCTTGTAAACAACGTGGAAATGTCTGATGTGCTTAATTTGATAAATGTTTACGGAGTTTAACTTGTGGTTATTACTATCTTGCTACTTGTGTTATCTTTGAAGTTGGCTCCTGGGCGCAGCAGTAGATTTGGGTCACATCCGTAGttcactgtgattggctgctacACCAGGAAGCGCGTTTGCTTTGAATGTTCCCGGCGATTTCATTGGTACGTTTCAAGACTTTTAAATTCCAAACGGTTGTCGCCCAGAGAAGCAGAGGGGGATTCAAAAGCACGTCGCTCCTTCTCGCTCAGGCTGCAGCTGAATGGTCTGACGGAAAACGTTATAATTCTTGccaactgaatctgttttttttttgaggtagGTGGTGAATATAGTATGATAATATAATaactcactgttttctgtttacaaaACGTGatcctttgttttcctctgcttaGTCAATTGGGTCGTAACgtgagatcccaaataacagtttttctaacgTAGGTTTTGTTAACGTTAAATTACGGTCAACTTTAATTACGTTAATTTTAGTCTAACTTGCGCTCGGTGTCGAGATTGGTGACTACTTTTATGACAAATGCCCAGGTAAAGTTCGTCAGGTTCCCGTTAACAAATTCAGCTGAGCAGTTTCTCATTTCTAATGCTGAAGAAAAGTTATGATTAACGTTAGCTGTCCACGTTGAGTTAACTCGGTCCCTCTGATTACACACAGCTGAGATCTGTAACTAACGTTGGGGATCAGCAGCTTGAAGCGTTGGCAGCATTGTCCACATGACATCAGTAAGACAAAGATGTCGTTCACCAGCAATGTGAGCGCACAAATCCTGAGTGTTAATGAGAAAGGGTGTCTTTGGATTCATCGGCCTGTTCTTGGCCtatatttagatttatcttATAAGTCTGGGTCTATAGCATGAACGGAACTAGGCTGGTCTATCagtatttggattttttttttttattatataattcTATATTGTGTAGAGGTGGGCTTTTTGGTTTGGTCATTTTTTCATTACATATTGATAAGAACTGTGACCAAGACATGTACAGAACTCAACATTTCAGAGTTGAAAAATGAACCTATCAGAGCTCTCTGGTGGGCTGACTATGTAATGACAGCACTGTTTCTACCTCACTTTGGCAatgctgtgctgcagtgttttgttacTTATCAGCCAACATATGCACTGATACATATATTTCTCTGCAACAAGCTAATATTGGCCAACAGATCAGCCTAGTACAAGGCGTCATTGCCTGTGCAGCTTTGACCTCCTGGTAATTTTTAACCTCAAGTGATCACGGTTCACCTAAAGTGTCTTATCAGCTGGGTGCAGCTTTCAGGATGACACCTCCCTCAGAGTGCAGTCGGGTCATCCCAGCCCTGTAACTTACAGTTTGTCTCTGCGTTGACAGGATGAGTTCTGTTGAAGTGAACGATGAGAATCGTGGAGTTTACCCTGGAGGAAAGCACAACAGCTCAAGTAACGACATATTTGCGCTGGATCAGCCAACTGGGAGGCCCTCAATCCTGCGTCAGTCAGAGAACCTGCCCAGCAAGACTGTGCCAAAGGGGGTGAAGGTACAGAATTAGttatttttgattgttttacatCTCATGCCCACCTTCTCCAACAGACTCTTAACCTAAATTAAAATCAGAATGTTACTTTTGTAGTTAACATGAAACACTTGAAATACAGAAGTTGCTTTCAGACATGTTTCTAGCACAAATTTGCAAAGCATACCAACTTTTGTTGTTTATTAAATCAACAAATGTACTAGAATAACTGGACattcaaattattttctttcttaaatactaattattttctttcatgctTTCTGTAAATAATTTTGTGCCCAGGTAACATTTACTATACTGATTAAATTATTTGTGTGTAGGTTTGTTTTCAGACTCCAAGAAGAGACCCTGTGACAAAGAGGATTCTGTCTCCAACCAAGTCTGTCAAGATGACGAGTGTGGATGAATGCACAAAAGCAATGGAGACCTTAAATTTGGATACAACAAAGTAAGTAGCACTTCTCACAGTGAAACATGCCTCCAGTGAAATAACTGCTGATTTTAAGTagagaaactgttttttgtctctgcagcaCTTTGCCACAAGAGGTCACTCAGCACCCCGATGAGCCCAAACAAGGTAATTTATCGAAAATAAGTTATTTCACTTGAATGTCTGAAAGCTGACAAATTAATGCAAAcccacttgtttttttcccccacagaaGTGTCATCTTATTCTGATGACGACATGCCAATACAGAGCAAAGGAGGTTATCAGCTGGATTTTGACAACCTTGACGCTATCAATCCATTTCAGGGGTCCTCTAAGATGGTCCTCTCTCCAGCAAGGCCTGCTGTTGAAACCCTTCCTACAGATCACACTGAGTCTAACCACACAAAACAAGAGAATATTTTTGAGGAGCCCACCAAGGTGGAATCAGCTCTAGATGAGACACTTCCATTCACCCCGTCTGTGGAAAATTCAGTGGTTGATGTCTCCGCCAACATCAGCtccacagagagcagtgtgGTCACAGTGGCAAAGGTCTCAGCAGCTGAGGAACAAGATTCGTGTGCTGCTATGCCTGATGAAGAGCAACCTGCTGAAACATCTCCAAGTGTTGATCAAGACAAAGCATCAGGCAGCTTTGTGGAAGACGCCCCACTGCCAGCGAAAGGCTTGTATAACTTGGATTTTGACAACCTGGATGCAATTAATCCTTTCCAGACTGGTGGCTCTAAAATCCAGAATTCCCCAGTTCTTGGGAGAAAGCTGCCAGACAATAACCCACCTGTTGAGGAGCCACagataaaggaaaataaacctGCTGAGAAGTTGCCTGTTCAGCCTGATGTGAAACCCATAGCTGCAGTGACCCCAATGTCCACTAATACAGCCAGGCCTCCAGCCACAGAAACCCAGCCGGCCGTTGCCCCAATCAATGAAGGCCCAATCAAACTAGAGTTCAATTTCGACGATGGCAGTGAGGTTAAACGGAAACCGCCACCAAAGAAGTTTGGCAAAAGGCCACCTGGTGCAAAACCTAAAGAAGGAAAAGCGGCATCTGATGTCAAACCACCAAAAGAAACTTCAGCGAAGCCCGATGCCAGTGATGTTGCTGACGTTTCAGTCCCCAAAGGCACTTACTCATTTGACTTTGACAAATTTGACGACCCAAACTTCAATCCTTTTGGCACAAAAATGAGCGTGAGCAACTCTCCAGAGTGCAGCAAGAAATCCAGCCCAGTGCTTATGGAAACTGCCGTTCCAGAGCAAACTGAGACGCCCGTGGAGAAGGAAGCTGTATCACCAGCATGGTATGTTAAGGTTTTTAATGGAGTGTGTCAAGTATTTACTTGCAGTAGACACTTCACTCTGCAGCAGTACTTTATTTCATTGTATGTTTTTGCCCACTGCAGCACTGGGGAGAGCGTCCCAGCTGCCGAACCCTGCAATGGAGAGGTAAAAGAAGTAAGAAATGCAGTTTGATACAAtccaaatgcattttttccatttaactCTTTAACTGTTTAACAACAACTATTTTTGCTATTGTGGAATGACAgactgctgactgtgacaaggGAACTGTGCAGAGTCTTCCTGAGCTGTCTGAACTGTGTCAACCTGAGCAGAAGTCACAGAGTGCAATGTTAGAATTCAGTGACGAGTTTGTTCCTGGAACGATGTGTAAGTAAGCCTTGGCCATAACTCTGTTTTGTCTAGCTCCACATTTTTCTGTTGCCTTAACCTGGAGTTAAGGCAAGTTCAAGTTGTTGTCCAAACTCACCCCTGCAATGCTTTATATGTTCAATCAAAATTCATTCTCTATAATGCATCATTTAAAGGTGCGGCCATTTTTAACTTATCTTCTTTGTCTCTAGTCATGGCCAATGATTTTGATGGCCAAATCGACTACCTTGAACAGTTTGGGTCCAGCAGTGTGAGTACTTACTTACTAAccatgtttgttaaataaataaagtcttTGTCAGCATATGAACTGAAGATATTTACGTGTTCAAATTTCTGTTAACAGTTCAAGGAATCTGCACTGAGGAAACAGTCCTTGTACCTTAAATTTGACCCCCTCCTGAGAGAGAGCCCAAAGAAGTCTTCAGGCCCGGCTGCTGAGACCCACGTCCCTCGTCCCGCTGCCTTTGCCTCACGGTatgcttctgttttcacttACTCTtgattgctgctgctgtcactggatGCTAGAGCTGAATTTGGTCTGCTTTGGACAtcctgtaaaacaaaatgagagtTGTCTGAAATGGACCACTTcacatgtgtttttttcctcttcttttttttcccttctccaaCCCAGCCTTGAAACTCCACAGATGGCAGAAAAAGAGGCAACAAATGGACCGCAAAAGGGCGATTTCAAACTGTTTGATGATGCTACAGCACCAGTAAGTCACTCTTGAACAACAACCACAGACTCAATCTGTCACGCTCATGTTTTCTACACTCACTGTTTCCTTGCTAACTTGATTTGTTTACACTGTAACCGTCATCCAGACTGCTCCAATCCTGGAGAGCCTCGTCCCACCTTTCCCACAGCCGGAAAACACAGAGGACGCCATCATTGAAGTGCTGAAGTACAGTCAGAAAGACATGGACGCAGCCATCGCCAAAGTCCAGGCAGAAGTACgtccagctcagtgttttgtgaTCTGACAAATACAAGCAGCTGTTTCAAACCCAGAAGAGGTTTTCCATTCAAAGtcactttgtttgtgtgtatgtgaatacAGCACTTTTGTACAGATTCAAACAACCACACTAGACCTTGTTGAAAGTGTGGTTTCAGTGGGTTTTCAAACAGTCCCTGGAGCAGTTTGGAGTAATTTGATTCGGTCACCGTGAGCACAGTGCATTGTGGATTAAACACAAGTATCTTATATCAAAGAAGCATGTTTATCAGTCAAATATCAATGACTGTCCACACTGTGGTGTTGTAAAGGTCAGCATAATTTAGTTTCTAAAGCAGTACATTAGATGAAAATGTATCAATTAGCATCATTAAATCCATTTGTTTAACAGTAGGACCACAGTATGCGACACTGATGGTTCCAAGTCtaaccacaaaaatacaaacaagatgcacatttttaaaactgattaTAGGTAGTAAAATGGTTTGCTAATAACTAAAACATATTTTGctaattaaatattttgtatttcctCAAACAGGCACAGGAAAAAGAGGAGCAGTGGAGTGCTAAATATAAGAAACAACTGG includes:
- the tacc3 gene encoding transforming acidic coiled-coil-containing protein 3 isoform X2, which translates into the protein MSSVEVNDENRGVYPGGKHNSSSNDIFALDQPTGRPSILRQSENLPSKTVPKGVKVCFQTPRRDPVTKRILSPTKSVKMTSVDECTKAMETLNLDTTNTLPQEVTQHPDEPKQEVSSYSDDDMPIQSKGGYQLDFDNLDAINPFQGSSKMVLSPARPAVETLPTDHTESNHTKQENIFEEPTKVESALDETLPFTPSVENSVVDVSANISSTESSVVTVAKVSAAEEQDSCAAMPDEEQPAETSPSVDQDKASGSFVEDAPLPAKGLYNLDFDNLDAINPFQTGGSKIQNSPVLGRKLPDNNPPVEEPQIKENKPAEKLPVQPDVKPIAAVTPMSTNTARPPATETQPAVAPINEGPIKLEFNFDDGSEVKRKPPPKKFGKRPPGAKPKEGKAASDVKPPKETSAKPDASDVADVSVPKGTYSFDFDKFDDPNFNPFGTKMSVSNSPECSKKSSPVLMETAVPEQTETPVEKEAVSPACTGESVPAAEPCNGETADCDKGTVQSLPELSELCQPEQKSQSAMLEFSDEFVPGTMFMANDFDGQIDYLEQFGSSSFKESALRKQSLYLKFDPLLRESPKKSSGPAAETHVPRPAAFASRLETPQMAEKEATNGPQKGDFKLFDDATAPTAPILESLVPPFPQPENTEDAIIEVLKYSQKDMDAAIAKVQAEAQEKEEQWSAKYKKQLDDGQEMRKIIAEFELMIAKMMADQEKEREVAQAKLNEVLLEKEQASSDLSAMERSFSELFKRLEKYKDVIEGYKKNEETLKACAQDYLARIKKEEQRYQTLKAHAEEKIGHANQEIAEVRSKYKAEVSALQAQLRREQLKVQSLEKSLDQKEKEAEELTKLCDELITKVQKG
- the tacc3 gene encoding transforming acidic coiled-coil-containing protein 3 isoform X1, with the protein product MSSVEVNDENRGVYPGGKHNSSSNDIFALDQPTGRPSILRQSENLPSKTVPKGVKVCFQTPRRDPVTKRILSPTKSVKMTSVDECTKAMETLNLDTTNTLPQEVTQHPDEPKQEVSSYSDDDMPIQSKGGYQLDFDNLDAINPFQGSSKMVLSPARPAVETLPTDHTESNHTKQENIFEEPTKVESALDETLPFTPSVENSVVDVSANISSTESSVVTVAKVSAAEEQDSCAAMPDEEQPAETSPSVDQDKASGSFVEDAPLPAKGLYNLDFDNLDAINPFQTGGSKIQNSPVLGRKLPDNNPPVEEPQIKENKPAEKLPVQPDVKPIAAVTPMSTNTARPPATETQPAVAPINEGPIKLEFNFDDGSEVKRKPPPKKFGKRPPGAKPKEGKAASDVKPPKETSAKPDASDVADVSVPKGTYSFDFDKFDDPNFNPFGTKMSVSNSPECSKKSSPVLMETAVPEQTETPVEKEAVSPACTGESVPAAEPCNGEVKETADCDKGTVQSLPELSELCQPEQKSQSAMLEFSDEFVPGTMFMANDFDGQIDYLEQFGSSSFKESALRKQSLYLKFDPLLRESPKKSSGPAAETHVPRPAAFASRLETPQMAEKEATNGPQKGDFKLFDDATAPTAPILESLVPPFPQPENTEDAIIEVLKYSQKDMDAAIAKVQAEAQEKEEQWSAKYKKQLDDGQEMRKIIAEFELMIAKMMADQEKEREVAQAKLNEVLLEKEQASSDLSAMERSFSELFKRLEKYKDVIEGYKKNEETLKACAQDYLARIKKEEQRYQTLKAHAEEKIGHANQEIAEVRSKYKAEVSALQAQLRREQLKVQSLEKSLDQKEKEAEELTKLCDELITKVQKG